A single genomic interval of Gossypium raimondii isolate GPD5lz chromosome 11, ASM2569854v1, whole genome shotgun sequence harbors:
- the LOC105801540 gene encoding UDP-glycosyltransferase 84B2 yields MESTEAVQVIMVTLSMQGHMNPMLKLAKMLVSKGVHVTLATNDVARKRMLDSKISTNFTTINSTGRLSLEFFSDGLSHEFDREKDSGTFLASLKANGPKNLSNLITDLKANGNQFSCLITNPFIPWVPGVATEHGIPCGVLWIQSATVFAIYYHFIKDPDLFPNLENPNGILELPGIPGLTVGDLPTFMLPCSPSHFRLLVTEFISILDKVKWVLGNSVHELEEETVNSLEAVKPVYSIGPLVSPSLLGKEETIEGSVDMWRAADSCIEWLNKQRPSSVIYISFGSIIMSSKQQIQSIATALKNIKRPFLWVIKASETRKDEFPRGFLEEITKDKSGLVVSWCPQEKVLTNQALACFVTHCGWNSTLETVVAGVPVVAYPEWTDQPTNSKLLVDVFKVGVRMSNCEDERLSVEEVERCIMEVIDGPRAGEMKRRAVELKNAAKNALEEGGSSNRNIDKFIAEISGKPSSNNV; encoded by the coding sequence ATGGAGAGTACTGAAGCAGTGCAAGTGATAATGGTGACCTTATCCATGCAAGGTCACATGAACCCCATGCTGAAGCTCGCCAAAATGCTTGTATCAAAGGGGGTTCATGTCACCCTTGCCACCAATGATGTTGCACGTAAGCGCATGTTGGACTCCAAAATCTCCACTAACTTTACCACCATTAACAGCACTGGTCGACTCAGCCTAGAGTTCTTCTCTGATGGTCTTAGCCATGAGTTTGATCGCGAGAAGGATAGTGGAACCTTTCTTGCTTCACTCAAGGCCAACGGACCCAAAAATCTCTCAAATCTCATTACTGATCTCAAAGCTAATGGCAATCAATTCTCATGCCTTATTACCAACCCTTTTATCCCATGGGTGCCTGGGGTTGCCACCGAACATGGGATCCCTTGTGGTGTACTTTGGATCCAATCTGCAACTGTTTTCGCCATTTACTATCATTTTATTAAGGACCCAGACTTGTTTCCTAACTTGGAAAACCCCAATGGGATTTTAGAGTTGCCTGGAATTCCAGGGCTCACAGTGGGAGATCTTCCAACCTTTATGCTTCCTTGTAGTCCTTCTCACTTCCGGCTATTGGTTACcgaattcatttcaattttggATAAGGTAAAATGGGTTCTAGGCAACTCAGTTCATGAGCTTGAAGAGGAGACAGTGAACTCCTTGGAGGCTGTTAAACCGGTTTATTCTATCGGACCATTGGTGTCACCTAGTCTTCTAGGAAAGGAAGAAACCATTGAAGGAAGTGTTGACATGTGGAGGGCTGCAGATTCTTGCATTGAATGGCTTAACAAGCAGCGACCATCCTCGGTGATATACATTTCATTTGGTAGCATCATTATGTCATCAAAGCAGCAAATTCAAAGTATTGCCACCGCATTGAAGAACATCAAAAGGCCATTCCTTTGGGTTATCAAAGCATCGGAGACGAGAAAAGACGAATTCCCAAGGGGTTTTTTGGAAGAGATCACGAAGGATAAGTCGGGCCTTGTTGTTTCATGGTGCCCTCAAGAGAAAGTGTTAACGAACCAAGCACTGGCTTGTTTCGTGACACATTGTGGATGGAATTCGACCCTGGAAACTGTGGTGGCTGGTGTGCCTGTTGTTGCCTATCCAGAGTGGACGGATCAGCCGACGAATTCGAAGCTCTTAGTTGATGTTTTCAAGGTTGGGGTGAGGATGAGCAATTGTGAAGATGAGAGATTAAGCGTAGAAGAGGTTGAAAGGTGTATTATGGAGGTGATTGATGGACCAAGAGCAGGAGAGATGAAGAGAAGGGCAGTGGAGTTGAAAAATGCTGCTAAGAACGCATTGGAAGAAGGTGGTTCATCCAATCGgaacattgataaatttatcgCTGAAATCAGCGGCAAACCATCCAGCAATAACGTTTAA